Proteins co-encoded in one Papaver somniferum cultivar HN1 chromosome 5, ASM357369v1, whole genome shotgun sequence genomic window:
- the LOC113283831 gene encoding F-box/LRR-repeat protein 3-like isoform X2, with product MGRFKPFEFLSDEIIFTILDSLSSSPLDLKSFSLVCKSFHSLESKHRKTLKPYSTELVNKILNRYPFVSSLDFSLCPRVADKTLCLISSSIGLKSINLSRSKFFTHLGVSSLVSNNCLTLTEIDLSNGISLNDSTASVISEAKNLEKLWLSRCVFISDMGIGCIAVGCKKLKLLDLKGCFSLSDLGVGLVAVKCKQLQILDLSYIPITNKCLPEIFQLPYLKSLALVGCCFIDDEGLANIRQGSLSLETLNMSYCPNVSHVGLSAVTNGVVSLRQLIIAYGSPVTVSLTDCMQRLPMLQSVKLDGCQLTSSALKAIGDWCISLRDLSLSKCVGVMDDGLSLLVAKHKQLKKLDISCCREITRLSMDSITNSCTSLTSLRMESCSLVSREAFISIGKKCHFLEELDFTDTEVDDEGLKSISRGSRLSVLRIGICLNITDEGLIHVGTHCPKLIELDLYRSPSITDLGIAAIASGCPNLEIINLAYSTDITDNSLLSLSKCTKINTLEMRGCPNISSTGFSAIAQGCKRLTKLDIKSCFNINDSGMALLAHFSQSLKQINLSYCSVTDVGLLALASISCLQVVTILHVDGLTANGLIAALVSCRGLRKVKLHTSFKSSLSQPFIEHIESRGCSFQWRDKPFQAAVDARSWKQQLEATL from the exons ATGGGTAGATTCAAACCATTTGAATTCCTCAGTGATGAAATCATCTTCACAATCCTCGATTCCCTTTCATCGTCTCCATTAGATCTCAAATCATTTTCACTAGTCTGTAAATCATTCCACTCCCTCGAATCAAAACACAGAAAAACCTTAAAACCATATTCAACAGAGCTGGTGAACAAAATCCTTAACCGTTACCCTTTTGTATCAAGTCTTGATTTTTCATTATGCCCGAGAGTTGCAGACAAAACCCTTTGTTTGATTTCATCATCAATTGGTTTGAAATCAATCAATTTGTCAAGGTCTAAGTTTTTTACACATCTGGGGGTTTCAAGTTTAGTGAGTAATAATTGCTTGACCTTGACTGAGATTGACTTATCAAATGGGATTAGTCTCAATGATTCTACTGCTTCTGTGATTAGTGAAGCTAAGAATTTGGAGAAATTATGGTTATCTAGATGTGTTTTTATTTCAGATATGGGTATTGGTTGTATTGCTGTTGGTTGCAAGAAGCTGAAATTACTTGATTTGAAAGGGTGCTTTAGTTTGAGTGATTTGGGGGTTGGTTTGGTTGCTGTCAAATGTAAACAGCTGCAAATTTTGGATCTTTCATATATTCCG ATAACAAACAAATGCCTTCCAGAAATATTTCAACTACCGTATCTCAAAAGCTTGGCTCTTGTGGGATGTTGCTTTATTGATGATGAAGGTCTTGCTAATATCAGACAGGGAAGCTTGTCACTAGAG ACACTAAATATGTCGTACTGTCCAAATGTGAGTCACGTCGGTCTCTCTGCCGTGACAAATGGGGTTGTATCTTTACGTCAGCTTATCATAGCATATGGATCTCCG GTCACAGTTTCTCTGACTGATTGCATGCAAAGGCTCCCAATGTTGCAGTCCGTCAAATTAGATGGTTGTCAGCTTACATCTTCAGCCCTGAAGGCTATTGGAGATTGGTGCATATCACTGAGGGACCTAAGCTTAAGCAAGTGTGTAGGAGTGATGGATGATGGTCTGTCTTTACTTGTGGCGAAGCACAAACAGTTGAAAAAGCTAGACATTTCATGCTGTCGTGAGATAACTCGTCTTTCTATGGATAGCATCACAAATTCATGCACCTCACTTACTTCCCTCAGGATGGAATCTTGTAGCTTGGTCTCAAGGGAAGCCTTCATCTCCATTGGGAAGAAATGCCATTTCTTGGAGGAGCTGGATTTTACAGATACTGAAGTCGATGATGAAG GGTTGAAGTCTATATCTAGAGGTTCCAGGCTTTCTGTTCTGAGAATAGGTATTTGCTTAAACATAACCGATGAGGGGCTTATCCATGTAGGTACGCATTGTCCGAAATTGATTGAGCTCGACCTGTACAG GTCACCGTCGATAACTGATTTGGGGATTGCAGCAATTGCTAGTGGGTGCCCCAATCTGGAGATAATTAATTTGGCATATTCTACGGATATTACTGATAATTCCCTATTATCTTTGTCAAAATGCACAAAGATAAATACTCTAGAAATGCGAGGATGTCCTAATATTTCGTCTACGGGTTTCTCAGCCATTGCTCAGGGTTGTAAGCGACTTACCAAACTGGACATAAAAAGCTGCTTCAATATTAACGATTCCGGAATGGCTCTACTTGCTCATTTTTCCCAAAGCCTGAAACAG ATAAATTTGTCATATTGTTCTGTAACTGATGTCGGCCTCTTAGCACTCGCTAGTATCAGTTGCTTACAGGTTGTGACTATATTACACGTGGACGGCTTGACTGCGAATGGCTTGATAGCTGCCTTGGTGTCATGTAGGGGACTCAGAAAAGTGAAACTCCACACATCCTTTAAATCCTCACTCTCTCAACCTTTTATTGAGCATATTGAGTCTCGTGGTTGCTCGTTCCAGTGGAGGGATAAACCATTCCAG GCCGCAGTTGATGCAAGGAGTTGGAAACAACAATTAGAAGCCACCTTGTAG
- the LOC113283831 gene encoding F-box/LRR-repeat protein 3-like isoform X1, which produces MGRFKPFEFLSDEIIFTILDSLSSSPLDLKSFSLVCKSFHSLESKHRKTLKPYSTELVNKILNRYPFVSSLDFSLCPRVADKTLCLISSSIGLKSINLSRSKFFTHLGVSSLVSNNCLTLTEIDLSNGISLNDSTASVISEAKNLEKLWLSRCVFISDMGIGCIAVGCKKLKLLDLKGCFSLSDLGVGLVAVKCKQLQILDLSYIPITNKCLPEIFQLPYLKSLALVGCCFIDDEGLANIRQGSLSLETLNMSYCPNVSHVGLSAVTNGVVSLRQLIIAYGSPVTVSLTDCMQRLPMLQSVKLDGCQLTSSALKAIGDWCISLRDLSLSKCVGVMDDGLSLLVAKHKQLKKLDISCCREITRLSMDSITNSCTSLTSLRMESCSLVSREAFISIGKKCHFLEELDFTDTEVDDEGLKSISRGSRLSVLRIGICLNITDEGLIHVGTHCPKLIELDLYRSPSITDLGIAAIASGCPNLEIINLAYSTDITDNSLLSLSKCTKINTLEMRGCPNISSTGFSAIAQGCKRLTKLDIKSCFNINDSGMALLAHFSQSLKQVSEINLSYCSVTDVGLLALASISCLQVVTILHVDGLTANGLIAALVSCRGLRKVKLHTSFKSSLSQPFIEHIESRGCSFQWRDKPFQAAVDARSWKQQLEATL; this is translated from the exons ATGGGTAGATTCAAACCATTTGAATTCCTCAGTGATGAAATCATCTTCACAATCCTCGATTCCCTTTCATCGTCTCCATTAGATCTCAAATCATTTTCACTAGTCTGTAAATCATTCCACTCCCTCGAATCAAAACACAGAAAAACCTTAAAACCATATTCAACAGAGCTGGTGAACAAAATCCTTAACCGTTACCCTTTTGTATCAAGTCTTGATTTTTCATTATGCCCGAGAGTTGCAGACAAAACCCTTTGTTTGATTTCATCATCAATTGGTTTGAAATCAATCAATTTGTCAAGGTCTAAGTTTTTTACACATCTGGGGGTTTCAAGTTTAGTGAGTAATAATTGCTTGACCTTGACTGAGATTGACTTATCAAATGGGATTAGTCTCAATGATTCTACTGCTTCTGTGATTAGTGAAGCTAAGAATTTGGAGAAATTATGGTTATCTAGATGTGTTTTTATTTCAGATATGGGTATTGGTTGTATTGCTGTTGGTTGCAAGAAGCTGAAATTACTTGATTTGAAAGGGTGCTTTAGTTTGAGTGATTTGGGGGTTGGTTTGGTTGCTGTCAAATGTAAACAGCTGCAAATTTTGGATCTTTCATATATTCCG ATAACAAACAAATGCCTTCCAGAAATATTTCAACTACCGTATCTCAAAAGCTTGGCTCTTGTGGGATGTTGCTTTATTGATGATGAAGGTCTTGCTAATATCAGACAGGGAAGCTTGTCACTAGAG ACACTAAATATGTCGTACTGTCCAAATGTGAGTCACGTCGGTCTCTCTGCCGTGACAAATGGGGTTGTATCTTTACGTCAGCTTATCATAGCATATGGATCTCCG GTCACAGTTTCTCTGACTGATTGCATGCAAAGGCTCCCAATGTTGCAGTCCGTCAAATTAGATGGTTGTCAGCTTACATCTTCAGCCCTGAAGGCTATTGGAGATTGGTGCATATCACTGAGGGACCTAAGCTTAAGCAAGTGTGTAGGAGTGATGGATGATGGTCTGTCTTTACTTGTGGCGAAGCACAAACAGTTGAAAAAGCTAGACATTTCATGCTGTCGTGAGATAACTCGTCTTTCTATGGATAGCATCACAAATTCATGCACCTCACTTACTTCCCTCAGGATGGAATCTTGTAGCTTGGTCTCAAGGGAAGCCTTCATCTCCATTGGGAAGAAATGCCATTTCTTGGAGGAGCTGGATTTTACAGATACTGAAGTCGATGATGAAG GGTTGAAGTCTATATCTAGAGGTTCCAGGCTTTCTGTTCTGAGAATAGGTATTTGCTTAAACATAACCGATGAGGGGCTTATCCATGTAGGTACGCATTGTCCGAAATTGATTGAGCTCGACCTGTACAG GTCACCGTCGATAACTGATTTGGGGATTGCAGCAATTGCTAGTGGGTGCCCCAATCTGGAGATAATTAATTTGGCATATTCTACGGATATTACTGATAATTCCCTATTATCTTTGTCAAAATGCACAAAGATAAATACTCTAGAAATGCGAGGATGTCCTAATATTTCGTCTACGGGTTTCTCAGCCATTGCTCAGGGTTGTAAGCGACTTACCAAACTGGACATAAAAAGCTGCTTCAATATTAACGATTCCGGAATGGCTCTACTTGCTCATTTTTCCCAAAGCCTGAAACAGGTAAGTGAG ATAAATTTGTCATATTGTTCTGTAACTGATGTCGGCCTCTTAGCACTCGCTAGTATCAGTTGCTTACAGGTTGTGACTATATTACACGTGGACGGCTTGACTGCGAATGGCTTGATAGCTGCCTTGGTGTCATGTAGGGGACTCAGAAAAGTGAAACTCCACACATCCTTTAAATCCTCACTCTCTCAACCTTTTATTGAGCATATTGAGTCTCGTGGTTGCTCGTTCCAGTGGAGGGATAAACCATTCCAG GCCGCAGTTGATGCAAGGAGTTGGAAACAACAATTAGAAGCCACCTTGTAG
- the LOC113278253 gene encoding uncharacterized protein LOC113278253 isoform X2: protein MEETVIGFGFVEPVLPPQRNPQQEAQLFLQHGTQRRNRLRQPIALEQPRPFDGMRLSIFSATDSDAATSSSYHDQSHLLSSVRPYSTLTSDVASTSGTKKRYRRPPTLVITPENQLEDAEFDRDVVIVRETSSVQDDTATVEENNVWDIAAAHALNAQNKTDAWQQLSSKLKFTRFQLQLWKKILFWEY, encoded by the exons ATGGAAGAGACTGTAATAGGATTTGGTTTTGTTGAGCCGGTTTTACCTCCTCAAAGAAATCCTCAGCAAGAAGCTCAACTATTTTTACAACATGGTACTCAACGGAGAAACAGACTGCGTCAACCAATTGCTCTAGAACAGCCGAGGCCTTTTGATGGAATGCGTCTATCCATCTTCTCGGCTACTGATTCTGATGCTGCAACTTCATCATCCTATCATGATCAGTCTCATCTTTTATCTTCCGTAAGGCCATATTCTACACTGACAAGTGATGTTGCTAGTACGAGTGGTACGAAGAAGCGATATCGTCGACCCCCAACCTTGGTTATAACTCCTGAGAATCAACTTGAAGATGCTGAGTTTGATAGAGATGTTGTTATTGTTAGAGAAACATCTTCTGTTCAAGATGATACTGCTACCGTTGAAGAGAATAATGTTTGGGACATTGCTGCAGCACATGCCCTTAATGCAcagaacaaaactgatgcatggcAACAG TTATCAAGTAAGTTAAAATTCACTCGATTTCAGCTGCAATTGTGGAAAAAAATTCTCTTTTGGGAATATTGA
- the LOC113278253 gene encoding uncharacterized protein LOC113278253 isoform X1 — MEETVIGFGFVEPVLPPQRNPQQEAQLFLQHGTQRRNRLRQPIALEQPRPFDGMRLSIFSATDSDAATSSSYHDQSHLLSSVRPYSTLTSDVASTSGTKKRYRRPPTLVITPENQLEDAEFDRDVVIVRETSSVQDDTATVEENNVWDIAAAHALNAQNKTDAWQQVVFSTRFSLLRFHSFLNLCCFSLPFYLSFSLFTS, encoded by the coding sequence ATGGAAGAGACTGTAATAGGATTTGGTTTTGTTGAGCCGGTTTTACCTCCTCAAAGAAATCCTCAGCAAGAAGCTCAACTATTTTTACAACATGGTACTCAACGGAGAAACAGACTGCGTCAACCAATTGCTCTAGAACAGCCGAGGCCTTTTGATGGAATGCGTCTATCCATCTTCTCGGCTACTGATTCTGATGCTGCAACTTCATCATCCTATCATGATCAGTCTCATCTTTTATCTTCCGTAAGGCCATATTCTACACTGACAAGTGATGTTGCTAGTACGAGTGGTACGAAGAAGCGATATCGTCGACCCCCAACCTTGGTTATAACTCCTGAGAATCAACTTGAAGATGCTGAGTTTGATAGAGATGTTGTTATTGTTAGAGAAACATCTTCTGTTCAAGATGATACTGCTACCGTTGAAGAGAATAATGTTTGGGACATTGCTGCAGCACATGCCCTTAATGCAcagaacaaaactgatgcatggcAACAGGTGGTTTTCTCAACTCGTTTTTCTTTATTGAGATTTCACTCTTTCCTTAATCTGTGTTGTTTTTCCCTACCTTTTTATCTATCTTTTTCATTATTTACATCATGA